ATCAATGAGTGTCGCATCACGCTTTTCGCCGAACTGTTCCCATACTTGCACCAACGCATTGACTACCGCATGCTGTGATGGCGTTTGGATGTCAAAGTCACCTGCATCAAACCATCCACCAACATTCAGACCCGGAATATGTTCCAGAGGTCGGTATTTGTTCCCGGTAACAGGACCTTGCCGCCATCCATCCCAATGTGAGTAGTTGAGAGGAGCTTGCAGTGCATCATCTAGATGAGGTGCTCCGTGCCAAACCCGATAGGCTTCACGAACAAACATGTGATCCATCTGTACCGGCAAGAAGACGTCAAGTGTATTGTGCCATGCACGTTGATAAACATCGGTCGCGATAGGAAATGCCCTAGTCGTTTGGTCGCCATAAGACAATTTGTAGACTCCCGGTTCAGTGACGGAGGAAAAATCAAATCTCACATAGTTGTAGCGTTCCCACCGCCCCCATTCTACGGGCTTGTCTTTCAACACAACATCGGTTGAGCCATCCTCATTTACTTTCAGCAGTGATACATCGTGTCGCGCCTTATCATTTTTATCCAACTCAATGACGGCTATCTTTGGCTGCGTAGGACAATAGCCCACCTGTGAATGCCCTATGTTAGGCTTACGAATCCACCCCGGTATCGTTTCCGCAGTAATGTGCCACTCCAGTATCTTACCGGATTTTCCTACCGGAAGTAAGCTGCGCAGCACGAACCATCCATTCTGAGCCTTGTTCCGACCATCGTAGAACATCAACTCCTGTTCGGCACTGCTCACCGTTATATGCCTTTCGGCATCATCAGGAGCAAGATCAAATTTCTTCCCTATGGCAATAGGAAGCGGTTCTGTCTCGCCTGTCTTCTGAGTAATCAGTCTGCCGTCAGGATAGTGAGGGATCTCTCCCACCTTGCTGTCCATGATGTAAGTATGACCAAAGTAAGGCATAGGTGTAAATTCAATATTCAAACCTGCTATTCCCGCCAGACACTCAGGAATCGGTTGATCTACCCAGACGCTGACATCAATGCCGTCATCCCTTAACTGTCCATGTATCTGATAAGTGAAGTGCGGATCATCATATTTCAGTTGCGCAATGATGAGATTATTGTTTCTGTCCACTTTTCTTTCGATCAGTGTGGGGTGCAAATCCCATTGTCCGGGTGTCGGATTCAGGCGCACATCACCGTTCGTGAAGGTACGCAAACCATGATGTACGATCTCCACACCAGCCATTTTAGAATCGTCAAACATCCCGTCGTACGAATTACTGAACACCATAACATTCAGTCCGGGTGCCTCAAAGTAATTGGAATCATTTAACACCAGTTGTGCCGAACCTAATTTTGAGGTTTTACTTGAACAAGCTGACAGGAATAAGCAAATTGCCATTCCCGCCAGACTTGCAACAACACCTAACCTATAATCTTTCATCATATGCTTTCCATTTATTTAATTAGTGATTATCCGCACACTGTCCGTAAGTTTATCTTTATCTGGAGCAAATAGATAAAAAAGTACCTACAAATAATAGCGATAAAGATAATCATTTTAAATTAATCAGGCTTCTGACTTTAGAAATCAATTGCCTGGAAGGAACAAGCTCATTGTCTGCAGGCATAAGATACCAGCGGACAGTATAAGAGAGTGATTCCCCGGGTTTCAGTTTCGTATAAGCTCCCTGGCTTTCTAATTCTATGTAGGTTTTACCTCTATTGACATAGACTTGTATCTCAGCTTCGGCAGGTGCCGGCTGTGAAACATCCAGATCCGGGAATTTTTTGACTAACAACAAACCGTTGCCAATATATGCAAGCCAGCCTTTACCATCAGCGTTTATTTTGCGATTTTCATCCCGAGCATCTGTCTGATACCATGAGGCATGGTATTCACGCGTAAACGGAATAAGATCGGCAGGAGTAACGACAGGGGCATCAAAAAAGAGTAAACCTTCATTGGGGACTCGGGTTATTTCCCAAGGAGCCACGCTGCGCGTTTCGTCCGATTCGTTGATGATGAAATAGGTTACCACAATAGCATTATCTTCTGCATCAGCTTTAAATTCCTTGCGAATACGATACTTGTACTTCGGAGACATTTGACCAGTCATGACTAGCGATGTGGAGGTCTGTTCTACCGTATAAGGTAATTTATCATATTCAGTTACCGGCGGCCAGTTCCATTCCTTTTGCGGACTTGTCCAGAAAGTGCTTCCGAATGATTCCCGCATGGGCAACTGTGAAATGATCTCAGCGTCCTTGTACTTAAAAGAACGAATTTTAGCTCCTCCGGCGGCATCAATGATCATGGAGAGGTCTCCTGTCTTTATACAGTATTTTGATTCTCCCATATT
This is a stretch of genomic DNA from uncultured Bacteroides sp.. It encodes these proteins:
- a CDS encoding glycoside hydrolase family 9 protein, which encodes MMKDYRLGVVASLAGMAICLFLSACSSKTSKLGSAQLVLNDSNYFEAPGLNVMVFSNSYDGMFDDSKMAGVEIVHHGLRTFTNGDVRLNPTPGQWDLHPTLIERKVDRNNNLIIAQLKYDDPHFTYQIHGQLRDDGIDVSVWVDQPIPECLAGIAGLNIEFTPMPYFGHTYIMDSKVGEIPHYPDGRLITQKTGETEPLPIAIGKKFDLAPDDAERHITVSSAEQELMFYDGRNKAQNGWFVLRSLLPVGKSGKILEWHITAETIPGWIRKPNIGHSQVGYCPTQPKIAVIELDKNDKARHDVSLLKVNEDGSTDVVLKDKPVEWGRWERYNYVRFDFSSVTEPGVYKLSYGDQTTRAFPIATDVYQRAWHNTLDVFLPVQMDHMFVREAYRVWHGAPHLDDALQAPLNYSHWDGWRQGPVTGNKYRPLEHIPGLNVGGWFDAGDFDIQTPSQHAVVNALVQVWEQFGEKRDATLIDQKKRYVEIHLSDSKPDVLQQIEHGALQLVAQVKAVGYALQGINESHLWQYRHLGDAVNKTNNQVYTGKPEMQMYHARAKERPYNDNSEAFDDRFAFTTRASFLDYGSATALAGAARALKGYNDALAKECLDAAKKLFSDQQKKPTSPENERGSGFTRFSGTGETYAAFELWRTTNDPAYKAIVDDKLPEMLNKFTFNVPMLMAMLPYMGDDFKKSLEPKVADYVETVLKKSYQSTPFGVNVSRYAWAGNSQIIGQSIVAYLLHKFYPKLVDTKYIFAGLSYLYGTHPDTNISFVSGIGAYNKKVAYGNNRADFSFIPGGVVPGIRILNPDLPENRSDYPFIWSENEYVIDIAANYIFYVLAVNHLISDTQ